From one Bacteroides eggerthii genomic stretch:
- a CDS encoding M23 family metallopeptidase, with amino-acid sequence MLFLLYFGRKRSWKRDILGRAGYICRMRKKLLFLMAGAASVAGPVQAQFNTVSTVPFRYRVEVVSAGRDNAVTLPGYTLSVQDTLPPSGDAAPALSADTCKHVWIERYLSVSYPLRRMKINSLYGYRKDPFTGKRKFHNGIDLHARGDEVMAMMAGVVVKVGQDKSSGKYVTLRHGNYTVSYCHLSRILTRKGAAIGPRDVVGITGSTGRSTGEHLHISCKLDGKSVDPLMVLDYIKSIREECVAALAESRETSSLSLADEKYR; translated from the coding sequence ATGCTTTTTTTGTTGTACTTTGGTCGAAAAAGGTCGTGGAAACGGGACATCTTGGGCAGAGCTGGTTATATTTGCCGCATGAGAAAGAAACTACTGTTTTTGATGGCGGGTGCTGCAAGTGTCGCAGGCCCCGTTCAAGCACAATTCAATACGGTTTCGACCGTGCCGTTCCGATACAGGGTTGAAGTCGTTTCTGCCGGTAGGGATAATGCGGTAACCTTGCCCGGATACACGCTTTCCGTCCAAGACACCTTACCACCGTCAGGAGACGCTGCCCCGGCATTGTCTGCCGACACCTGCAAGCACGTATGGATAGAACGCTATCTTAGCGTAAGCTATCCGCTGCGCCGGATGAAAATCAACTCGCTTTATGGGTATCGGAAAGACCCTTTTACCGGAAAAAGAAAGTTTCACAACGGAATCGACCTCCATGCGCGGGGCGACGAGGTAATGGCCATGATGGCGGGAGTGGTAGTGAAAGTCGGGCAGGACAAATCCTCCGGCAAGTATGTAACCCTCCGGCATGGAAACTACACGGTCAGCTATTGCCACCTGTCGCGTATCCTTACCCGGAAAGGGGCTGCTATCGGGCCGAGGGATGTCGTCGGCATTACCGGTTCTACAGGACGCAGCACCGGTGAACACCTGCATATTTCCTGCAAGCTCGACGGCAAAAGTGTCGATCCGTTAATGGTACTGGATTACATCAAGTCCATACGCGAAGAGTGCGTGGCGGCACTGGCCGAATCCAGAGAAACTTCCTCATTAAGTCTTGCAGATGAAAAATACAGATAA
- a CDS encoding DUF4099 domain-containing protein: MNKVRFELIELPYPTLARFGLTQEMIEDLPMRVLDEICDGRHSPVLPVRVRDEKGELIESRSRFALVRRDDGRPDVVFYPVLESSPLERYDEAQQKQLLDGKAIIADVETADGRHSKAFVQIDEGTKQVMYVPTPIIGRNLQVLAEIMHLGPVEVNGMQNGEPLTLVVDDEPVTVGIDLHDKTGIRFCSGDSQKWKEQPKREWDKYTFGVYGCWVMDDDGNLDYVPEEEYTEELWNEQKKSAERNRAAGLHK; the protein is encoded by the coding sequence ATGAATAAAGTACGATTTGAACTAATTGAATTGCCCTATCCGACACTGGCCCGATTCGGGCTTACACAGGAGATGATCGAGGACTTGCCGATGCGTGTCCTTGATGAGATTTGCGACGGTCGACACTCTCCCGTGCTTCCGGTGCGTGTCCGTGACGAGAAAGGAGAACTGATAGAGAGCCGCAGCCGCTTCGCCCTTGTCCGCAGGGACGACGGCCGACCGGACGTGGTGTTCTATCCCGTTCTGGAATCCTCGCCGCTGGAACGCTATGACGAGGCGCAACAGAAACAGCTTCTTGACGGCAAAGCCATCATTGCGGACGTGGAGACGGCGGACGGGCGGCACAGCAAGGCATTCGTGCAGATAGACGAGGGAACGAAGCAAGTGATGTATGTTCCCACGCCGATTATCGGGCGCAACCTGCAAGTGCTGGCCGAAATAATGCATCTCGGTCCGGTAGAGGTAAACGGAATGCAGAACGGCGAACCGCTGACGCTGGTCGTAGACGACGAACCCGTCACAGTGGGTATCGACCTGCACGACAAGACCGGCATCCGCTTCTGTTCGGGCGACAGCCAAAAATGGAAAGAACAACCCAAACGCGAGTGGGACAAATACACTTTCGGCGTGTACGGCTGCTGGGTGATGGACGACGACGGCAATCTCGACTACGTTCCCGAAGAGGAATATACCGAGGAACTGTGGAACGAACAGAAGA